The Solea solea chromosome 15, fSolSol10.1, whole genome shotgun sequence genome segment gtttgtgCATCGGGAAGCGTTGACCagtcattttgaccagtatcagaccgataccaTGTACTGACCATGTAACTACCTTTGACATCacaattaatatataataataacacttttgtcagcaagtgtttgtgttgactTCTACAAGCTACtaccaaaactactactaaactactgctAAACTACTtctaaaactactactaaactactgctAAACTACTTCTTAAACAACTACTAAACTATTACTAAACTACTtctaaaactactactaaactactgctAAACTACTTCTTAAACAACTACTAAACTATTACTAAACTACTtctaaaactactactaaactacttctaaactactactaaactactgctaaaactactactaaactactgctAAACTATTACAAAACTACTtctaaaactactactaaactactgctAAACTACTtctaaaactactactaaactactgctaaactactactaaactactactaaactccTGCTAAAACTAATACTAAACTACTGCTAAACTACTACTAatctactactaaactactgctAAAACTACCACTAAACCACGAAAACAACAACCACTAAAACTACTAGTAAAACAACTAACAAAACTTCTACTAAACTACTAACAAAGTActaataaaacactttttatcgacagtgaaaatgttaaaatatcagCGAGTAAATAAAAGTCtccgctgtcaatcaaaaacggGCTCCGCCTCTAAGACTAAGAAATGTACTGTTGACTAATAACAACAGTACATTcgtactgttgttgttttttattctacaATTCAAATTGCAATTATGATGTGatataagagtgtgtgtgtgtgtgcgtgtttgtgagtgtgtgtgtgtgcgtgtgtgtgtgtgtgtgtgtgtgtgcgtgtttgtgcgtgcgtgcgtgcgtgcgtgcgtgcgtgcgtgcgtgtgtgtgtgtgtgtgtgtgagagtgtgtgtgtgtgtgcgtgccatAATGAGCTGAGTGTAATGAGGCCATGAGGTGATTGAGCATTTACACAACACGCCCAGTGTGTTGATACGAGGCTCACTCGGCTGTAAGCAAACGCGTCTGGTGATTGATCTCCGTCCACGCAGAGCGTCTTTGTGTGCGGGACGTATTTTTAGGCCCGCTGCTGCTCCGTGTCACGCTCAGGATAAACATTGTGTGGCATCTCTGAGGCCTGAAGTCACTGCGGCTCCACTTAGAGCAGCTCAGAGTCCATTTTTCACCGCGCCGCTCACAAACATGTCCGGCTCTGAAAATACAATTCAGCGAGGACAGAGTGGAAAAACAGGCCGTCGGCCCCGCGGCGTTTCTGAGAGTCAAACAATCTGCGTCTCAGCTGCGGCGGAGCGCTGAAATGTGTCTgaaaacagacaggaagtcacaTGGTCCTTCACGTACACCAACCACGAGACAATGTAAACAAAAGAAACTCATCCTGATCATTTATGAGACCAACGGAAACCAAACTGATGAGTGTTTACTCCATTATTGTGCTGAGAGAAGCGTCAGAGACTTTAAatcacaggacacacacacacacacacacacactgctgcctccatcagtgaggtCACAAGTGTCCTTTTGTCACTTCAGCGTTTacaatccttcgttcagattgacctcagtgacacaaagtgaccacacggggcagcagcaCAGCGGCAGCTAAAAACACTATTTTGTTTTGGAGTTTGTTGTGGGAGCAAATGTCTACGTAAAGTTCAGCGTAGGTCGTGTTTTTCCACTCGAAGGCAACACTTCCACTTATGTATGAACGCAATTGatgcttcatctcactgttagacagcaAACAGCACAtgagaagaagacaacagtgttgttgttgttgttgtttggagtGAATCTGccatttgtttgtcttcttcttggcggcgggagcagcagcagaaagtgaCGAGACGCCGTAAAAGTGTCAGACTGAGACCATCTGTCCCGCGGCAGATGAAAGGCCTCCACACACCTGGAGAACATCCTCTGAAAACAGCACCTTCACCGCGACTTCACGACGCCCACATCCTACTGTGACGCCCAATTAACACTAATGTGTGGTGAccctgttctcacacacacgcacacacacacacacacacacacacacacacacacgcacacgcgcacacacacagtgatgactTCATGTCTGTGGGAGCAGCAGGTGACACATTCTCAGCTTCTCCACAGTCGTCGGTTATTTTtagtaacaaagaaaagaaaaaaaaaatgatctccAGGATTTTCTTTGGGTCAGTTtgtcgtcacacacacacacacacacacacacacacacacacaaacacacacacacacacacacacacacacacacacacacacactcacactgtaacAAAACTACTACGAAAAACTGCAGCCACACTGGCCACTATGTGgcgctagagagagagagttatgtCAGAGTAGAGCAAGTGTAGACCACGCCCCTGAAAGCTTCATGTAAATGTAACAGTTACTGAAGgtgtacttcctgttgccagtaggtggcgcagTAACAGGCCCCGCAGGTTATTATCGTGGAGTTTGgattggctttaaaaaaaaaaaaaaaacagatgctacCATTGTTGCCACGGTGACCCATGGGCGGAGTCTGCTGcatggctagtgggaacacaaaatgcttcctgtttcctttttttaaatagaattcCTGCAAAATTCATCGGATCTGAAACGCAGTCAGATCGCGAGTTtggctggtgtgtgtgcgtgtgcgtgtgcgtgtgcgtgtgtgtgtgtgtgtgtgtgtgcgtgaggaCAGACTGACCTGGAGGACATAAGCAGCTGTGAGGAGCTTCCCTCACCTCCCGTGTCTTTGGTAGTCGAGCCGCGAGtttctgcagaagaagaagaaactgattagaattcatcatcatcatcatcatcatcttcagtgATTTCATGTTCTCTATTATGTCTCTATGTCTTGctttgataatcatcatattcgTCAAATAAATTAGTGAAATactattatataaattataataaaaaaaagtcactttaattTTGAGCCTAgtttttcatgttacagcagaatttgaccatatttaaagtagggctgcaacgattatcaATCAATTAGTACTGAATGAATTGACAACTATTAattcaaataaaactaaaacttaTACAACAGTCCTCAATGTTTCCtgagacacttgtagaaaagtTCACTTGCTGAAAACGTTGATGAATGTCGTGGCGCTGAGCTCCGGCTCGCGCTCAGTGTCAGAATTCAGAATGTGACAGTTGATCTCGTTAAGGCCCAGAAAAGCCCGCGTGCGATTTGACCCTGAACTGAACACAAAACCATGCGAGCACATTCTCCGGCACAGCAGTCAGTGCAGCTGAagaaccacagagagagagagagagaggacggggACAATGACAGCGAGGTTCTCATCACTGCTGCACCATTCTGGGTTCCAGCAGCAAAACCACCAGTACCAGCAAAACCACCAGTACCAGCAAAACCACAACCATAAATCATCTTCAACTTCATCTGAATAGAAAACACGTCAAACACCGAGAAACTTAAACAGCAAATGATAAAAACACTCACTTAAGCTTCACGCTACATGTGAAAGCTAACAATGAGAATGCTTTGCTAGAGTATTTAGCTATTTTTTTGGTACAGTTAGCCATGTAGCATGACTTAAAATGCCCAGTTTTGTCAATATGGACAAGCTATACCTCGTTAGCACACGAGGAGGCTCCGCTAAACACCCGGAAACCATCTTCTgctaaacacaacacagctaaaacagcagaaaacaaaacgCTGGTCAAATGGTTAGCTTTGTAGCGCTACAAGACAAGGCTACAGCTAAATACTCCTAGAACATCGTCAGCGAAACACAACATAGCTAAAACCACTTAACTGAATCTGAAAGttataaaaacactgacataaagtatgacttagcatctcgcTAGTTGCTGCTTAGGTTAGCCAAACCACCAACGCTGGTTACCTCAGTAACCACGTAGATTTAATAAAGGATCGTTAGGCCTCAAACTAGTGGTCTTTTCGCAccataaacattttattgttaagTAAAAATCATTTCatactaaaacaaaacactttaaaaatcaTCAATAACCAGATTGGACGTCGACTGGTGAACCCTGGTCTCAAAAAGGGATGcgggcctctgattggtcagagagtgtcgtaactgtagagtcatgagcgcgacgtccgacacaagagtcaaagccaacaatgtccaaagatcaaagttaaaaagacttaaagatcctttaaaaacatttagcGTCAGAAACGTctcaaatgttaatatttaacagaggagtctggtgtatttaggaagtactgaaccattctATGTctcatgattcagttacacccaaaacaactgcttcacaagtCACTCGTGTTGCATAGAAAACCACATGACGGCAGTTTCACGTCCACGTCGACGAGGTCCTGAGAGGTCATAGAAAACAAAACCACCCCGAGAACTTCATGAGATCTTTGAGGAGCAGCAGTTTCTGCATCAACTGTTTGTACCGCGTTAAACACAGACGCTAAATTCTGCACAAATCCAGCGCCATCAGTCCTCATCCATCACTCTCACATCCTGAAGCGCTTCAAACCGCGTCGTCATCATAAACCGTCTCATTGATTCTGCGGCGGCCTCCATCGTAACCTGGTGTTTTCACGAGGAACGCGCTCGCTGTAAATCCTCGCGGTGCTGTACATCATCGGAACATTTGTGCGACTGTCAGCGCGTCTGTTTCGTCTCAAGCTCGACGATCATGAATCAACGtatcgctctctctgtgtgtgtgtgtgtgtctgtgtgtgtgtagccatcGCTAACTGTGCCCTGATGAAATGCAGAGGCAGCTCCAGCAGTCTGACATGAGTGTGCTGTTTGCATTAGTCCTTCTGATTAGCACATgtcacttatacacacacacacacacacacacacacacacacacacacacacactgaggaggaggatgctaACGTGTGCGTTGCTCTCGTTGCTCTCGTTGCTCTCGTGTGGCGAGCACAGACCTCACAGCGTGTTGAGAAAAGCGCAGCAGTGGGAGGTGAAACTATATTTTTCCCATCATGCCTCTGCACTCACCATGTGTGCCAGGCCTGCTGCAGATCTGTGGAGAGCACTTAGCGGTTAATTGTAAACGTTGAAGGGGGCcatgttttgggggggggggggggggtgcgagATAAcgacagggagagggaggggggaggtcAGCGGGGTCACGGTGTGTGGCTGTTATTTAGGGGCAGGAAGGACTGAATTCAAGGACCTCACTGAAGCTTATTTTTAACTTTACCACCTGTTGAGGATTTGCAGTTATGAAGAGCTAAATATTCTCATGGTTCATTTCTTTACAGCAAACGTTAGCTCATGGCCGACAAAGGTGACGCTGAGTCCCAACATTAGCCTGTACAACCTTGTTATGGTCCAGTTTTATCAGTTTGGACAAGCTATTATTGTTAGCATGTGAGGAGGCTCCACTAAATACCCCAAAACTGaaacagcaaataaaaaaaaacactcacttcaCTTAAGCTTCATGCTACTTGTGAAAGCTAACAATGAGAATGCTTTGCTAGAGGtctagctttttttttggtacagtTAGCCAAGTAGCATTACttcaacagaaaacagaaaacaaaactctgGGCAAAAggtgaaacacaacacacacttaaTTGAATCTGGAAGatataaaaacactgacactgcacATAAAGTATCACATAGTATATTGCTAGTTGCTGATAAGCTTAGCCAATGGCCTATTTCAGTGATTCTGGGTCATAAAATTAGCCAACTATAACTTGATAGTACTCCTTAGTGGATGTTAATCataacacagcaaaaacaccactaaactacatcacaaaataataaaaacgaaAACACCGCTTCATGCAACGTGAACTACGAGAAAGCTTTAAGGCACTATTATAATACTTTATGCTAAAGTTAGCTAATGGCCCAGTGATACTGTGACGCAAAGTTAGCAAAGTAGCTGCGTTACTCAGTGTTGTTAACACATGAGCTAACACATCAGctaaacacaacaaatgtaGCATGTCCAATTTCATCACTATGGGCAAGCTATAACAACTTCAactaaacagaaaacacaaagcattAATGTGAACGCTAGCTTCACTATTGTTAGCCATTTGTTGCTAACGTTATGGCAACTCTCTGTGCAGTTTCACAGCCACTAATGCTTAATATTAGCTTGGTAGCAGTCAATCATCTCCCTGTGTTAGCGACATCCaagaaaaacagttttattaaaacacagacatgctTAGCATGTGAACAAGCTCTGCTAAACAAAACGCAGCTCTAACACTTAGCAGCTACGTCAGTATCAGGACTttagcttcatgctaacaacacaaCCATGAGTTTAATTGTGTACTTTTTACTTCCTTTGACCAAACgtcagtgaagcagcagctgaagcacaaactaaattcagttttttaaacAACAGTGAACAGAAATCATGTCTCACCTTCACTGTTTTTAGTCCAAACCTCAGCTAACGTGTTAGCCTTTTTGCTGGGCAGCCATTTTGACGTCACATCAGTGCAAAtgaagcacaggtgtaaataatcaaaccaCTGACTCTCACTGCAGCCTCAGGTTCATTCATGTGATCAAcaacacctgtgattttccacAGGTCAAACACCCAAATGGCTGCTGGTCAGAATTCTTTTTTAGATTTCTAtgatttaaagtcagaattctgagaaaaaaacttAGATTTCTAtgatttaaagtcagaattctgagaaaaaagagaatcctcaaaatggctgctgtgaaaaaaaggcTAAAAGGCAATAAATAGATAATTGAACGAATACAATTTCAAGGACGTTATGTCATCAAACACCTTATTAACTTggccaaatatatatataaaaataacttaaacttaTAAAGAGTGAACCTTTTTTTAACGATATAAATCATAAATCAAGTCATTCATGTGAAAAATTCAACAATATTATCCTGACAATTAAAATTCACcactttttgtgtattttctggtGAGAATTTTGcgtaaaaatacaatttaaaaattcaaaaatgtaaacatgtgaaTGTAAGTTGCACCTTTCTGACAAAATAACACTCTTGACCTGGTTAAGTGTCACACACTGGTCCTCGGGGAAGAGGTCACAGTggagaaagtgtgtttgtgggggggcggaagtgtgtgtgtgtgtgtggggggggttatAAAAGTTAAGTCAAAGCAAacgcaagaagaagaagaagaagaagaaggaaaaacaagctCCCTGTGGGACTTCAGTCACCATGGAAGAGCTTGTTAGTGTAGCTGTGGACGAGGTCAGTGAAAGGGCAGCGTACACAGGCTGAGGCGTCTCACtgatgctacacacacacacacacacacacacacacacaacgtctCTAACACATGGACAAGTGCTTTTGGTTTCGAGGTtgccaggtttaaaaaaaaaggaaaaaaagaagcatttcaGTTCATGTTTACTGTTTCTTTAACCTCCCGAGGGAATCTCAGGATTTACAGTTTATCACTGATGCCTCATTAATGGTTAATTACACACTTACTAAAGTcagcaataaaaacaagttaaaagaaaagaaggtaCATTTTGACAAATGACACTGTTAAAACAGTCTGTAtagactgaaaactgaagtttgtaaaccactcactctcccacaccaaagtccacagagaaaatcagtgattttaacatctcacacacacacacacacacacacacagcagttgttgatccactgctgcctccatcactaagttcaaatgtgttgttttgtcacttcggcttttaaaatccttcatttggatttacttcagtgacacaaagtgaccacacgaggcagcagaggaccagcagctcctgtgtccacgtgAGCTAAagccactgattttctctatgggctttggtgtgggagagtgagtgttttacagtgagataaagattcaagcactttgtcattttgaattttaaaatgtcCCATTAATAAGATTACGTCTGttattactatcattattaCATTGTTAAATGATAATATGATTTATGGCAGTGGATTGGCGGCCACATACGAAATGTTTCATAGAAataaaatttgaagaaaaataaaaacagaatttggTGGAAAAAAGTCGGATTTCTAAGATGTAAATTACGATTGTGAGAATTCATACTTCTGACTTTGATTtcacaattctgagatttaaagtcagaattctgagaaaaaaagtcagatttctgagatttaaagtcagaattctgagaaaaaaagtcagatttctgagatttaaagtcacaattctgagaaaaaaagtctgatttctgagatttaaagtcagaattctttgATTCTGACTGAATCAGATATTTTTTCAAAACCTTTAATCTCAACTTTTTCTATAGCAATCGGACGTTTTTTCATCGATTTATtgaaaaaagaataaatctatgaatgtatttatttataacaatCCCACGTGACCCTGATCCTCTAGTATTggtatatattaatatatatgaGAGTCCACGCACACGGACGTGACTAACATTCATGTCACAAAAGCCAAacactttctctctgtgtgtgtttttatacacaGCAGTGATGAGAGCCGCCGCTCACCTCGTCCAGAATCTGGTCCAGTCTGCTCAGGAGCACGGGTTCCACCTGCTCCAGAGAGACGCTCCACGCGGAGGAGACCCGCGcgtcccgctgctgctgctccagactCTCCACGCGGGACTGCAGCTCCGAGGCGCGCACCAGAACCACCACGCACACGCCGAGGCATAGCACCGACAGCGCCACGCACAGCGCGACGCACGACAAATCCCTGCAGATCCAGGTCCAGTTCTGCCGCAGTTTATGACTCCGCACGGTCCGCTTCTGATCCTGATCCCGCTCCATTTTACACTCCGAGCTTTAGTTTGATCCGCGCGTAAACTCCTGAATTCATGTGttgaagaggagcagaggaggtgaaggaggaggaggaggaggattccTGATCACCTGGACCTTCAGACCTTCAGACCTTCTGATTGTTTCTCTCTTCTTGTTCTTCAAAGTGTCTCCAGACTCGCGCGCATGAACTCACAGTGAATTTAAACACAACATGATTGtcttcatgtgtctgtgtttgtttttgatgaagACTTttattcctctcctcttcttcttcttcttcttcttcttctgattcaCCTCCGTCTGTCCATCCGTTGCTTCTTCTCGTCGCACTGATTCCACTTTGAGCCGCAGGTCAGTGAGAGACTCAGTGCGCCTCTGAAACCCGAGCGCGcgcgccctctctctctctctctctctctctctctctctctcgctcctccTCTGTCAGGATGGAGGTGAAATGCCGGGGCGGTCTCGTGCTCGTGCTCGTACTCGTGCTCGTGCTCGTGGCTGTTGCTGTCCCTTTGATCCGCGTTACTTGGAGAGGAGGATATTTTTAGGATGCTCAAAGCTCGCGGCGGTGAACTGACAAAGATCAGAGCTCGCGCTCCCATCATGGCCACCACACAGGGGCGGTACAAGGGGGGGATGCCTGGGGCCCCAaactgagagaaagagacagagagagacagagagacagacagggagacagagagacagacagagagagacagacagagacagacggagagagacagagacagagagacagacagagacagacggagagagacagagacagagacagagagagggccCCTGAACAGTTCTTGATGTCACAAAGGTCACGTCCAGCCTAGCTAACAATTGTTGGTTCCCAGAACCTTTTGGTTATaggaacgttccctgaaggttcccccgaggttctcctgtggttgatgtTGATATGGAACGTGTTCCTAATGTTCCCAGAACGTTGTTTTCTCACAACCTTCAtagaacctttagagaacgttctctaatggttcccagaatgttgcCTTAACGTAAGTTTCTCATAAAGCAGAAGATGGAcgaagcagaggaggaagcagagacagagcttTGCACTcgtatacttgtcattacggtagaacctcaggactgaaccagcgtccaatcacagacgagctTCACCGGCAGCTTCTCAGCACCGTGAGTCATGAACAGTAGAAATAAATAACAGCAGAAGAAATAAAATCATCATTATCATGACGGTAGTGAGAGGGTTAAAGAgacatttgtgcatttttaagagtgtgtgtgtgtgtgtgtgtgtgtgtgtgtgtgtgtgtgatgaaggtCCAGCTGCTTCATCTCCTCCGTCCTGAGCCTGATCATTAACAGTCTGTACTCCACTGTGTTTACTGGGTTTAAGTTTTATGACCTGCTTAAGTCACCGTgcaccacacgcacacacacacacacacacacacacacgttggacattcatgacttgaggggacattgcattgacttacattcatttcctggagacttactctaaccttaaccacaattactactggcctaaccctaacctaaccctaacctcaacctaaccttaaaacatatcttcaccttaaaatgtagtcatttacgttgtaggcacttgatttttgtccccacaaggaagacaagtccccataatgtgaatgtgttttaggtccccacaacattagtaatacccacacacacacacacacacacacaatacgcAGTACGATCTACCGCCGCCAACATAAACCTTTAATCGGCCTCGAGGTGTGAGACGAAGACGTGCTGGAGTCCAAGATAACGCCACTGTTCGGTCACATGACACCGGTCGTCTGCTTCAACTGACGACAATATAGTGAGGagaca includes the following:
- the LOC131474351 gene encoding collagen alpha-1(XXIII) chain-like, with the protein product MERDQDQKRTVRSHKLRQNWTWICRDLSCVALCVALSVLCLGVCVVVLVRASELQSRVESLEQQQRDARVSSAWSVSLEQVEPVLLSRLDQILDEKLAARLPKTREVREAPHSCLCPPEPDMFVSGAVKNGL